The Catenuloplanes niger genome includes a window with the following:
- a CDS encoding FAD-dependent oxidoreductase, whose product MTSVRAEVLIIGAGVAGLTTGALLAEAGMDVRIRTAAPALESTSYAAGAIWDPLYASHERIRPWTDVTYRTLTSLARNAPDAGVHVLDGMEATRVPATPPTHVTTLPGFRRCDPDDLPPGFVTGWRYHAPVVDMPVYLEYLQHRLKAAGGTISIGHAPSLAAVAGEAPIVINCTGPGAAEFVPDSRVTPIRGQLVIVENPGIEEFFAEHLGGPPGMTHDDAPREMTYLLPQGPLLVLGGSAEIGRADVDEDARIAAGIIARCARIDPRIAELPVLGHRIGIRPVRDPVRVEHELVGGHHVVHNYGHGGAGVSLSWGCAADVRDLVLGL is encoded by the coding sequence ATGACCAGCGTTCGCGCGGAAGTCTTGATCATTGGCGCCGGTGTAGCCGGCCTCACCACCGGGGCACTCCTCGCGGAAGCCGGGATGGACGTCCGCATCCGCACCGCAGCGCCGGCGCTGGAATCCACGTCCTACGCCGCAGGGGCGATCTGGGATCCGTTGTATGCCTCGCATGAGCGGATCCGACCGTGGACAGATGTCACCTACCGGACTCTCACCAGCCTCGCCCGGAACGCGCCGGACGCGGGTGTCCACGTGCTCGATGGCATGGAGGCCACCCGCGTGCCTGCCACACCGCCGACCCACGTGACGACGTTGCCAGGGTTCCGGCGCTGTGACCCCGACGATCTGCCGCCCGGTTTCGTCACCGGCTGGAGATATCACGCCCCGGTCGTCGACATGCCGGTCTACCTCGAATACCTACAGCACAGACTGAAGGCGGCCGGCGGAACGATTTCCATCGGGCACGCACCCAGCCTGGCTGCCGTCGCCGGTGAGGCTCCGATCGTGATCAACTGCACCGGACCGGGCGCGGCGGAATTCGTCCCGGACTCGCGCGTCACACCGATCCGGGGCCAGCTCGTCATTGTGGAGAACCCGGGCATCGAGGAATTCTTCGCCGAGCACCTCGGCGGCCCACCGGGAATGACCCATGACGATGCTCCCCGGGAGATGACGTATCTGCTGCCGCAGGGACCACTGCTGGTCCTCGGAGGAAGCGCCGAGATCGGCCGGGCCGACGTGGACGAGGACGCCCGTATCGCCGCCGGGATCATCGCCCGCTGCGCCCGCATCGACCCGCGGATCGCGGAGCTGCCGGTGCTCGGGCACCGCATCGGCATCCGGCCCGTCCGTGATCCGGTGCGGGTGGAGCACGAGCTGGTCGGCGGGCATCACGTGGTGCACAACTACGGGCACGGCGGCGCCGGTGTCAGCCTGTCCTGGGGCTGCGCGGCCGACGTGCGCGACCTGGTCCTGGGGCTCTGA
- a CDS encoding DUF4240 domain-containing protein produces MDERSFWTAVALLSAEELDAAVATLTAELAGRPVNEITAFADHLAVVVHAIDTPAHASFVPGGAEAFLAARCAVVAAGRETYLRVFGDPPAIAEFASPGAEWLLAVPANAFERATGLAWTHEPPVSVETGSNPLWSPIAADDTAEETWLTYGGGLHTVLGTRPAYDATMQVLIAAVDAEPRWRRWWSRSGLHTLDLAPLWSEGDAPGVTVRRGAQRVVVDAIMDPRGFARTDRTFLRELARADLLTMLEAVRSALDLGPLPSLPRIPDLPDMPDSFAPGQELPRLDVDEVVRFAEEVGGVDLEELRPVLHMLATDPPL; encoded by the coding sequence ATGGATGAGCGTTCGTTCTGGACCGCTGTCGCGCTGCTGTCGGCGGAGGAGCTGGACGCCGCGGTCGCCACGCTCACGGCCGAGCTGGCCGGCCGGCCGGTCAACGAGATCACCGCGTTCGCGGATCACCTGGCCGTGGTCGTGCACGCGATCGACACGCCCGCGCACGCGTCGTTCGTGCCCGGCGGCGCGGAGGCGTTCCTGGCCGCCCGGTGCGCGGTGGTGGCGGCCGGCCGGGAGACCTACCTGCGGGTGTTCGGCGACCCGCCGGCGATCGCGGAGTTCGCCAGCCCGGGCGCGGAGTGGCTGCTCGCGGTGCCGGCGAACGCGTTCGAGCGGGCCACCGGCCTGGCCTGGACGCACGAGCCGCCGGTCAGCGTGGAGACCGGCAGCAACCCGCTCTGGTCGCCGATCGCGGCGGACGACACGGCCGAGGAGACCTGGCTGACGTACGGCGGCGGGCTGCACACCGTGCTCGGCACCCGCCCCGCCTACGACGCGACCATGCAGGTGCTGATCGCGGCCGTGGACGCGGAGCCGCGCTGGCGCCGCTGGTGGTCCCGGTCCGGCCTGCACACGCTCGACCTGGCGCCGCTGTGGAGCGAGGGCGACGCGCCGGGCGTGACCGTGCGCCGCGGCGCGCAGCGCGTGGTGGTCGACGCGATCATGGACCCGCGCGGCTTCGCCCGCACCGACCGCACGTTCCTGCGCGAACTGGCCCGCGCCGACCTGCTGACCATGTTGGAGGCGGTCCGGTCCGCGCTGGACCTCGGCCCGCTGCCGTCCCTGCCGCGCATCCCCGACCTGCCGGACATGCCCGACTCCTTCGCCCCCGGCCAGGAACTGCCCCGCCTCGACGTCGACGAGGTGGTCCGCTTCGCCGAGGAGGTCGGCGGCGTCGACCTCGAGGAACTCCGCCCGGTCCTGCACATGCTCGCGACCGACCCGCCGCTCTGA
- a CDS encoding SCO2525 family SAM-dependent methyltransferase, protein MTDAQTRSNSEWAWDAFDSDFYFTHNYDSVRRADAEIIDHLGAFFSSSQLRRHGRAIDVGTGANLYPALSMLPWADRVTLFERARTNRAWLARQQASPSPIWAEFTARLRTGRPAYDVITDPSTAISGRTEIVAGNVFTLPQDGAFDMGTMFFVAESITQNRHEFERATRNFLGSLKRFAPFAAAFMKDSQGYQVGALEFPALAVDEYDIERCVAGLTHNVSVHTVDDTTLRDGYKGMIVVTGFAGRGSASHRK, encoded by the coding sequence ATGACTGATGCGCAGACTCGGTCGAATTCGGAGTGGGCATGGGATGCATTCGACTCTGACTTCTACTTCACGCATAACTATGACAGCGTCCGGCGAGCTGACGCCGAAATTATTGATCATCTCGGCGCGTTCTTCTCCTCATCCCAGCTGCGCCGGCACGGCCGTGCGATCGACGTCGGCACCGGCGCGAATCTCTACCCCGCGCTGTCCATGCTGCCCTGGGCCGATCGGGTGACGCTGTTCGAGCGGGCGCGCACGAACCGCGCGTGGCTCGCGCGCCAGCAGGCGTCACCCAGCCCGATCTGGGCCGAATTCACCGCTCGGCTGCGCACCGGCCGCCCGGCCTACGACGTGATCACTGATCCCAGCACCGCGATCAGCGGCCGCACCGAGATCGTCGCCGGCAATGTCTTCACACTGCCGCAGGACGGCGCGTTCGACATGGGGACGATGTTCTTCGTCGCCGAGTCGATCACGCAGAACCGGCACGAGTTCGAACGGGCCACTCGCAACTTCCTGGGCTCGCTGAAGCGGTTCGCCCCATTTGCCGCCGCCTTCATGAAGGATTCCCAGGGTTACCAGGTCGGCGCGCTGGAGTTTCCCGCGCTGGCCGTGGACGAGTACGACATCGAGCGCTGCGTTGCGGGGCTGACCCATAATGTCAGTGTCCACACGGTGGACGACACGACACTCCGCGACGGCTACAAAGGAATGATCGTCGTAACGGGTTTCGCGGGTAGAGGCAGCGCGTCTCACAGGAAGTGA
- a CDS encoding SCO2522 family protein, with protein MTVPEVTYTETTATPRVRSTPLAHLSIELGHLYMEDFAAGPERLRAQFRRVRPWADALRRMEADSRPGQATRISTCFLIDDYFAPFGSPADVLPELAAAADEAGLRIDYIARESACATADGVEVARIVEGRLVADPPRGTNGSRPPTHQSGWLANGEPPSTGTAASEAMDAARGWQPPRQNAVKNHSIYVDVEIWQERKTGRLWACPFLAAVWQLLRLGLLRDHGEPVWRPEPATRADLPASWHEMPAVIQWEPRAAPFAAFRTASVLDTRFIEIETAVRVILSQVAVQRDVAEQVAARAAAEGIPLPAEVVDRIDYVFTSRA; from the coding sequence GTGACCGTCCCGGAGGTGACCTACACCGAGACGACCGCGACGCCGAGGGTACGGTCGACGCCGCTCGCCCACCTCTCGATCGAGCTGGGCCACCTCTACATGGAGGACTTCGCGGCCGGGCCGGAGCGGTTGCGCGCGCAGTTCCGCCGGGTCCGGCCGTGGGCGGACGCGCTGCGCCGGATGGAGGCGGACAGCCGTCCCGGCCAGGCCACCCGGATCAGCACCTGCTTCCTGATCGACGACTACTTCGCGCCGTTCGGCTCGCCCGCCGACGTGCTCCCGGAGCTGGCCGCCGCCGCGGACGAGGCCGGCCTGCGGATCGACTACATCGCGCGCGAGTCCGCGTGCGCGACCGCGGACGGCGTCGAGGTGGCCCGCATCGTGGAGGGCCGGCTGGTCGCCGACCCGCCGCGCGGCACGAACGGTTCCCGCCCGCCCACGCACCAGAGCGGCTGGCTGGCCAACGGGGAGCCGCCGTCCACCGGCACGGCCGCGTCCGAGGCGATGGACGCGGCCCGCGGCTGGCAACCGCCCCGGCAGAACGCGGTGAAGAACCACTCGATCTACGTCGACGTGGAGATCTGGCAGGAGCGCAAGACCGGCCGGCTGTGGGCGTGCCCGTTCCTGGCCGCGGTCTGGCAGCTGCTCCGGCTGGGCCTGCTGCGCGACCACGGCGAGCCGGTCTGGCGACCGGAACCGGCCACCCGCGCGGACCTGCCGGCGTCCTGGCACGAGATGCCGGCCGTGATCCAGTGGGAGCCGCGGGCCGCGCCGTTCGCCGCGTTCCGCACCGCCTCGGTGCTGGACACCCGGTTCATCGAGATCGAGACCGCGGTACGGGTGATCCTGAGCCAGGTGGCGGTCCAGCGCGACGTGGCCGAGCAGGTCGCGGCGCGCGCGGCCGCGGAGGGCATCCCGCTGCCGGCCGAGGTCGTCGACCGCATCGACTACGTCTTCACCTCACGGGCGTAG
- a CDS encoding ferredoxin, producing MTKIHADTSRCIGAGQCVLTDPDAFDQDDAAGIVIVLRPEPPDDAAVTRARQAVLICPSQALSLEQ from the coding sequence ATGACGAAGATCCACGCGGACACGAGCCGGTGCATCGGCGCTGGTCAGTGCGTGCTGACCGACCCGGACGCGTTCGACCAGGACGACGCGGCGGGCATCGTGATCGTCCTGCGTCCCGAGCCGCCGGACGACGCGGCGGTCACGCGCGCCCGGCAGGCGGTCCTGATCTGTCCCAGCCAGGCGCTGTCGTTGGAGCAATGA
- a CDS encoding SCO2521 family protein: MLILGEIHTGLLRHPTSVTTGVARDLLDLVAGEPVRVSERPISCAWSPDLITGVDCPLAGTSGRAVGTVRHCAVLTGGCVVQASAYTTVDPATEARRLPWSHYISRPGHVEVLAKTPPAGLADAFLAGERGPGALDLGGICARTIDRVQASPRLDRRVALRVPRTRFRWAATVGPDRVDLLVDDGDLRTLRLALPELPAGRIADLCADIARHDWLLSSLIEVIGASALGVRAREETLPRLAPAIDTLLHLWMPAARLDGGMAAVWESLELRPGFTRQWETLVARIRDQLSVGTVEALSAGVRV; the protein is encoded by the coding sequence ATGTTGATCCTCGGAGAGATTCATACCGGACTGTTGCGTCACCCCACCTCGGTCACCACGGGTGTGGCACGGGACCTGCTCGACCTGGTCGCCGGTGAACCGGTGCGGGTGTCCGAGCGGCCGATCTCCTGCGCGTGGTCACCCGACCTGATCACCGGCGTGGACTGCCCGCTCGCCGGCACGTCCGGCCGGGCCGTCGGGACGGTCCGGCACTGCGCCGTCCTCACCGGCGGCTGCGTGGTGCAGGCGTCGGCGTACACGACGGTCGATCCCGCGACCGAGGCGCGGCGCCTGCCGTGGTCGCACTACATCTCGCGCCCCGGCCACGTGGAGGTGCTGGCGAAGACGCCGCCGGCCGGCCTCGCCGACGCCTTCCTGGCCGGCGAGCGCGGGCCGGGCGCGCTCGACCTCGGCGGCATCTGCGCCCGCACGATCGACCGGGTGCAGGCCTCGCCGCGGCTCGACCGGCGGGTGGCGCTCCGGGTGCCGCGCACCCGGTTCCGCTGGGCCGCCACCGTGGGGCCGGACCGGGTGGACCTGCTGGTCGACGACGGTGACCTGCGCACGCTTCGGCTCGCGCTGCCCGAGCTGCCGGCCGGCCGGATCGCCGACCTGTGCGCGGACATCGCACGGCACGACTGGCTGCTCAGCTCGCTGATCGAGGTGATCGGCGCGAGCGCGCTCGGCGTCCGGGCCCGAGAGGAGACGCTGCCCCGGCTGGCCCCGGCGATTGACACGCTGCTCCACCTGTGGATGCCCGCGGCCCGGCTGGACGGCGGAATGGCTGCGGTCTGGGAGTCGCTGGAGCTGCGGCCCGGCTTCACCCGGCAGTGGGAGACGCTGGTCGCCCGCATCCGCGACCAGCTCTCGGTCGGCACGGTCGAGGCACTGTCGGCCGGGGTGCGTGTCTGA
- a CDS encoding metallophosphoesterase, with the protein MDLLCEPYLLDPRPGSVTVVWHTSEPGAVNAVLLGPADVLAAVTPATAHEVRVVPAATTRLPRMREDARPPAPGGPVERPVHRQLAVVTGLPEGRTAYRVMSGSVLSGVHTLRGAPAAGTPVRLLLTSDHQLGPMVPANLELAAETAGDLDGVLFAGDMVNVVDRGSDWFDHADGRAFFAAFGGRASWTAGGRTFTGAPIISSAPLYPTIGNHEVIRRTASPTLNAQFHDAVPDDWDVSTYEAMFPVPASETGGPRWWARTVGDVYVVSLFGTEIWRPERPGTRGTYSERPADRDSPERWGHGRFIFAPIGKGSPQYAFLVSALASDEARNARYRVVMFHHPSHGLGFNSVPAYTDPVRVITDEEIRYEYPLANDYVLRDLAPVFSAYYVNLVLNGHSHVWARFRDDAGVNWLETSNVGNTWGAYHKLSGRSRIAPAGPDYVLQGDPGGLEPVLPTVAPLTGPGGEPLPFVASNEITVFTLLDSAAGVVRSYRYDTVAGGDVVLFDEFPL; encoded by the coding sequence ATGGACCTGCTCTGCGAGCCGTACCTGCTCGATCCCCGGCCCGGATCCGTCACCGTCGTCTGGCACACCTCGGAACCCGGCGCGGTCAACGCGGTGCTGCTCGGGCCCGCGGACGTGCTCGCGGCCGTCACACCGGCGACGGCGCACGAGGTGCGCGTGGTGCCGGCGGCCACCACCCGGCTGCCCCGGATGCGGGAGGACGCGCGGCCGCCGGCGCCGGGCGGGCCGGTCGAGCGGCCGGTCCACCGCCAGCTCGCGGTCGTGACGGGCCTGCCGGAGGGGCGCACCGCGTACCGGGTGATGTCCGGGTCCGTGCTCTCCGGCGTCCACACGCTGCGCGGCGCGCCGGCGGCCGGGACGCCGGTGCGCCTGCTGCTCACCAGCGATCACCAGCTGGGCCCGATGGTCCCGGCGAACCTGGAGCTGGCCGCGGAGACCGCGGGCGACCTGGACGGCGTGCTCTTCGCGGGCGACATGGTCAACGTGGTGGACCGGGGCAGCGACTGGTTCGACCACGCCGACGGGCGCGCGTTCTTCGCCGCGTTCGGCGGGCGGGCGTCGTGGACCGCGGGCGGGCGCACGTTCACCGGCGCGCCGATCATCTCGTCCGCGCCGCTCTACCCCACGATCGGCAACCACGAGGTGATCCGCCGGACCGCGTCGCCGACGCTGAACGCGCAGTTCCACGACGCGGTGCCGGACGACTGGGACGTGAGCACGTACGAGGCGATGTTCCCGGTCCCGGCCAGCGAGACCGGCGGGCCGCGCTGGTGGGCGCGGACGGTCGGCGACGTCTATGTGGTGTCGCTGTTCGGCACGGAGATCTGGCGCCCGGAGCGGCCCGGCACCCGGGGCACCTATTCCGAACGGCCCGCGGACCGGGACTCGCCGGAACGGTGGGGACACGGGCGGTTCATCTTCGCGCCGATCGGCAAGGGATCGCCGCAGTACGCGTTCCTGGTCTCCGCGCTGGCGTCGGACGAGGCCCGGAACGCGCGCTACCGCGTGGTGATGTTCCACCATCCGAGCCACGGGCTGGGCTTCAACTCGGTGCCGGCCTACACGGATCCGGTGCGGGTGATCACGGACGAGGAGATCCGGTACGAGTATCCGCTGGCGAACGACTACGTGCTGCGCGACCTCGCGCCGGTCTTCTCCGCCTACTACGTGAACCTGGTGCTGAACGGGCACTCGCACGTGTGGGCCCGGTTCCGGGACGACGCGGGCGTCAACTGGCTGGAGACGTCGAACGTGGGCAACACCTGGGGCGCGTACCACAAGCTCTCCGGCCGCTCCCGGATCGCGCCGGCCGGCCCGGACTACGTGCTGCAGGGCGACCCCGGCGGGCTGGAGCCGGTGCTGCCGACGGTGGCGCCGCTGACCGGGCCCGGCGGCGAGCCGCTGCCGTTCGTCGCCAGCAACGAGATCACCGTGTTCACGCTGCTGGACTCGGCCGCCGGGGTGGTGCGCTCCTACCGCTACGACACCGTGGCCGGCGGCGACGTGGTGCTCTTCGACGAGTTCCCGCTCTGA
- a CDS encoding SCO2524 family protein: MDVQPRQHLLEVWRAFASYSGGGAEWRWGGRDGSNSISDAEQLLCIMSPAADVPTFRIDRPDETEDDVIGSLAALGDHLEVPRRLVQLITEYLEKYTAPDGTPVFAGDTYFTAADPSAVDEIKPEQRGLDVVDSFSISVTLMLATIGFAKTFRAVVTRETLRQQVDRLEQMAGTRLTAAMVGLLRSFAVNVFDTSDEQGRQLLKTTNQSRLPERQVVEQLRLSLREINARLRDDVTIGSGAEEGSLLDNPHRLFECGWSWGLVENAPPIEGKDQIGRQPAGVAEPKPYLYFTVVALDAIRSLFSERTRLLGLLNEEQLRLAQALQLRWDLTQSYWSVIATFGSGRWPLEDLPWAATDGQQSDYFSLLISGMVMQDLITRRASDADLARVGTVLDELANRSRITRRPFADDPAIRLHRPGETFLLVGSEKVGGPQLGWVASDFAPVLLKRTVHLAGLLSDNAARQSATSLAGDVWRHLTDRRLTDDRAANLWDDPSRVFDLDVTHTLPSWYYTKRVVDCLIQAAQVIRSSPPRSERLTDIAADLLIEAEHLYDQEQLNGLAQRGERLRTELEQVNRQLQRARRILRQRPGSAKALAEDVLIRLDRLAAAREATAEPV, translated from the coding sequence ATGGATGTCCAACCTCGCCAGCACCTTCTGGAGGTCTGGCGGGCATTCGCCAGCTACTCCGGTGGCGGTGCCGAGTGGCGCTGGGGCGGTCGCGACGGCAGCAACTCGATCAGTGACGCGGAGCAGCTGCTCTGCATCATGTCACCGGCCGCGGACGTGCCCACGTTCCGCATCGACCGGCCGGACGAGACCGAGGACGACGTCATCGGCTCGCTGGCCGCGCTCGGCGATCACCTCGAGGTGCCGAGACGGCTGGTCCAGCTGATCACGGAGTACCTGGAGAAGTACACCGCGCCGGACGGCACGCCGGTGTTCGCCGGCGACACGTACTTCACCGCGGCCGACCCGAGCGCGGTCGACGAGATCAAACCCGAACAGCGCGGTCTCGACGTGGTCGACTCGTTCTCGATCTCGGTGACGCTGATGCTCGCGACGATCGGTTTCGCCAAGACGTTCCGCGCGGTGGTCACCCGGGAGACGCTGCGGCAGCAGGTCGACCGGCTCGAGCAGATGGCCGGCACCCGGCTCACCGCCGCCATGGTCGGCCTGCTGCGCAGCTTCGCGGTCAACGTCTTCGACACCAGCGACGAGCAGGGCCGGCAACTGCTGAAGACCACCAATCAGAGCCGGCTGCCGGAGCGGCAGGTCGTGGAACAGCTCCGGCTCTCGCTGCGGGAGATCAACGCCCGCCTCCGGGACGACGTCACGATCGGTTCCGGTGCCGAGGAGGGCAGCCTGCTCGACAACCCGCACCGGCTGTTCGAGTGCGGATGGTCCTGGGGCCTGGTGGAGAACGCGCCACCGATCGAGGGAAAGGACCAGATCGGGCGGCAGCCCGCCGGCGTGGCCGAGCCGAAGCCGTACCTGTATTTCACGGTGGTCGCGCTCGACGCTATCCGGTCGCTGTTCTCCGAGCGCACCCGGCTGCTCGGCCTGCTCAACGAGGAGCAGCTGCGCCTCGCGCAGGCGTTGCAGCTGCGCTGGGATCTCACCCAGTCGTACTGGTCCGTCATCGCGACATTCGGCTCGGGCCGATGGCCGCTGGAAGATCTTCCATGGGCTGCGACCGACGGTCAGCAGTCCGACTACTTCAGCCTGCTGATCAGCGGCATGGTGATGCAGGACCTGATCACCCGACGGGCGTCCGACGCCGACCTCGCCCGGGTCGGCACCGTACTGGACGAACTGGCCAACCGCAGCCGGATCACCCGCCGCCCGTTCGCGGATGACCCGGCGATCCGCCTGCACCGTCCCGGTGAGACCTTCCTGCTGGTCGGCAGCGAGAAGGTCGGCGGGCCGCAGCTCGGGTGGGTCGCGTCGGACTTCGCGCCGGTGCTGCTCAAGCGCACGGTGCACCTCGCCGGCCTGCTCTCCGACAACGCGGCCCGGCAGAGCGCCACGTCGCTGGCCGGCGACGTGTGGCGGCACCTCACCGACCGCCGGCTGACCGACGACCGCGCCGCGAACCTGTGGGACGACCCGTCCCGGGTGTTCGACCTCGACGTCACGCACACGCTCCCCTCCTGGTACTACACGAAGCGCGTGGTCGACTGCCTGATCCAGGCCGCCCAGGTGATCCGCAGCTCGCCACCGCGCAGCGAGCGGCTCACCGACATCGCCGCCGACCTGCTGATCGAGGCCGAGCACCTGTACGACCAGGAGCAGCTCAACGGTCTCGCGCAGCGCGGCGAACGGCTGCGCACCGAGCTGGAACAGGTCAACCGCCAGCTCCAGCGCGCCCGCCGGATCCTGCGGCAGCGGCCGGGCAGCGCCAAGGCGCTGGCCGAGGACGTGCTCATCCGGCTCGACCGCCTCGCCGCCGCGCGCGAGGCCACCGCCGAGCCGGTGTGA
- a CDS encoding cytochrome P450, whose amino-acid sequence MTAPHLRTTRTCPFAPPEEHERLRDQETPTKVTMPNGEQAWALGRLDHVRAMLSDPRFSSNRWLRGFPTLTKDRPQDVPGRHARRTPLVMMDPPEHGEARRAVVGEFTVRRMEALRPRIQRIVDDHIDAMLAGPNPADLVTALSLPVPSLVICELLGVPYGDHDFFQTSSATLLSLTAPAEERAAAAEALHVYLAGLIARRREQPGDDLLSRQLATSDDVEALVSLGFLLLLAGHETTANMISLGVVALLDHPDQLKAITTDPSRTPAAVEELLRYFTIAEFATSRVAREDVELGGVLIRAGEGVVTLGNAANRDPAAFPHGAELDVERGARHHIAFGFGAHQCLGQNLARLELQIVFDTLFRRVPSLRLTEPADGLPYKDDATVYGLYRLPVTWDAP is encoded by the coding sequence ATGACCGCTCCGCACCTCCGGACCACGCGCACCTGCCCGTTCGCCCCACCCGAGGAGCACGAGCGGCTGCGCGACCAGGAGACGCCGACGAAGGTCACCATGCCGAACGGGGAGCAGGCCTGGGCGCTCGGCCGGCTCGACCACGTCCGCGCGATGCTGTCCGACCCGCGGTTCAGCTCCAACCGCTGGCTCCGCGGCTTCCCCACGCTCACCAAGGACCGCCCGCAGGACGTGCCCGGCCGGCACGCGCGGCGTACCCCGCTGGTGATGATGGACCCGCCGGAGCACGGCGAGGCCCGGCGCGCCGTCGTCGGCGAGTTCACCGTCCGGCGGATGGAGGCGCTGCGCCCGCGGATCCAGCGGATCGTCGACGACCACATCGACGCGATGCTCGCCGGGCCGAACCCGGCCGACCTGGTCACGGCGCTGTCCCTGCCGGTCCCGTCGCTGGTGATCTGCGAGCTGCTCGGCGTGCCCTACGGGGACCACGACTTCTTCCAGACGTCCTCCGCCACGCTGCTCAGCCTGACCGCGCCGGCCGAGGAGCGCGCGGCCGCGGCCGAGGCGCTGCACGTCTACCTGGCCGGCCTGATCGCGCGGCGCCGCGAGCAACCGGGCGACGACCTGCTCAGCCGGCAGCTCGCCACGTCGGACGACGTCGAGGCGCTGGTCTCGCTCGGGTTCCTGCTGCTGCTCGCCGGCCACGAGACCACCGCGAACATGATCTCCCTCGGCGTGGTGGCGCTGCTCGACCACCCCGACCAGCTCAAGGCGATCACCACGGACCCGTCCCGGACGCCGGCCGCGGTCGAGGAGCTGCTGCGCTACTTCACGATCGCGGAGTTCGCCACGTCCCGGGTCGCGCGGGAGGACGTCGAGCTGGGCGGCGTGCTGATCCGCGCCGGCGAGGGCGTGGTCACGCTCGGCAACGCGGCGAACCGGGACCCGGCCGCGTTCCCGCACGGTGCCGAGCTGGACGTCGAGCGCGGCGCGCGGCACCACATCGCGTTCGGCTTCGGCGCGCACCAGTGCCTGGGCCAGAACCTCGCCCGCCTGGAGCTCCAGATCGTCTTCGACACGCTGTTCCGCCGCGTCCCGAGCCTGCGCCTGACCGAGCCCGCGGACGGCCTGCCGTACAAGGACGACGCGACGGTCTACGGCCTCTACCGCCTGCCGGTCACCTGGGACGCGCCATGA
- a CDS encoding SCO2523 family variant P-loop protein, with product MLVFATSDKGGTGRSVTSSNVVYRHALQGGDACYLDFDFGSPTAGAIFQISAAQAGVEFDGMHSYLRGQSASPRRLNVWTESQRPSLRSRPAGAGRLMLYPGDAGGGEFASTGEIVDRCAELFLRLDEEFDLCLIDLSAGRSYAIDIALAATARAELAHLRHRWLVFHRWTSQHIGAAASLVYGARGILRIGEDRGHDPRQLANSVRFVRTAVVDPRSPDYAGLRPEQLAWVDACNQELQRQAARERVGRTLMLGQIPLDPVLQWREQLLTDGDVWERHAANQQTVDALDALAKRIVDDTAWEGL from the coding sequence ATGCTCGTTTTCGCCACGTCCGACAAGGGCGGCACCGGACGCTCGGTGACCAGCAGCAACGTGGTCTACCGGCACGCGTTGCAGGGCGGCGACGCCTGCTACCTCGACTTCGACTTCGGCTCGCCGACCGCGGGCGCGATCTTCCAGATCTCGGCGGCGCAGGCCGGGGTGGAGTTCGACGGCATGCACTCCTACCTGCGCGGCCAGAGCGCGTCGCCGCGCCGGCTGAACGTGTGGACCGAGTCGCAGCGGCCGAGCCTGCGCAGCCGGCCGGCCGGGGCGGGCCGGCTGATGCTCTACCCGGGCGACGCCGGCGGCGGTGAGTTCGCGTCGACCGGTGAGATCGTCGACCGGTGCGCGGAGCTGTTCCTCCGGCTGGATGAGGAGTTCGACCTCTGCCTGATCGACCTGAGCGCGGGCCGGTCGTACGCGATCGACATCGCGCTGGCCGCGACCGCGCGCGCCGAGCTGGCACATCTGCGGCACCGGTGGCTGGTCTTCCACCGGTGGACCAGCCAGCACATCGGCGCCGCGGCGAGCCTGGTCTACGGTGCCCGGGGCATCCTGCGGATCGGCGAGGACCGCGGCCACGACCCCCGGCAGCTGGCGAACTCGGTGCGCTTCGTGCGGACCGCGGTGGTCGACCCGAGGTCGCCGGACTACGCCGGGCTCCGCCCCGAGCAGCTGGCCTGGGTGGACGCGTGCAACCAGGAGCTGCAGCGGCAGGCCGCCCGGGAGCGGGTCGGGCGCACGCTGATGCTCGGCCAGATCCCGCTCGACCCGGTGCTGCAGTGGCGCGAGCAGCTGCTCACGGACGGCGACGTGTGGGAGCGGCACGCGGCCAACCAGCAGACCGTGGACGCGCTCGACGCGCTGGCGAAGCGGATCGTCGACGACACCGCCTGGGAGGGCCTGTGA